AGAATTTTCCCCTTGATGTACACTCCAATGTGCTTGCTGTGAAAAGTCCTAGCAGCTCCCTGTTTTCACAGGGTGGGATGTCTAGCCAGTTGCACTCTCAAGGAAGTGGAGCAACTCAATTACTTGGTGCATCCAGTCTACATGCCCCTGGGTCTCCTGCCCATGCCAAGCTATTGTCCTCATCTGGAAGGTTTACCAGCCAGGTTACAAGCAGGCAAGGTTCCCCAAGCCACTTTACCTCAACTTCTCAGGACAGTTCTAACTCAAAATTCACAGCAAGTTCTAGACAGATTGATTCTGTGCAGGGAGGAAGTGCCAGTCTTAGTGGCTTGTCCTCACAGTCTCAGAGTACTTCAAGTCAGTATAGGCCCGTGTCTTCTGCATATCCCAGTCTTGGTTCCTTGTCTATGACTGTTTCTGCCCCCTCCAGTGTTAAGACTTCCCAGTTTGCACTTAGTTCTGGCTCCCAGGGTGGGTCTAGTCAGTTCACAACGTCCCGTCTCTCTGGTCTGGCTCAAGGTGAGAGTAGCCACCCTGTTGGTTTGCATGTACAGTCTCAGGGCAGCCCCAGTCAACTAGCCTTTGGTTCTCCACAGTATGCAAGTGCATCCATGGCTGCAGCTCAGTCTACGTCTAATCAGTATAATCAAGCTAGTGCACAGTCTCTGTCCCAAAAACAGACTTCTCAAAGATTGCAGCCTTCTGTATCTAGCTTCTCCCAAGGTAGTCCGAGCTCTGGTGCAGCTTGGTCACAGAGTAGGTTTTCTGTTCTGAGTGCCCCAGCTCCCAGTAAGTCCTTAGCCTCTGGACATCTTAGTCAAAGTGCCCCTGCTTCCCTGTATTCTAGTGCTTCTATGCCATTGCCCCAAAGTGGTTCTAGTCTGTATAGTCAAGCTGCTGGCAGTGCGCTTTCCTTGTCCCAGAGCCAAGCCCCTCAAAAATGGCAGAAAGCTGCCTCTCTGTCATCCCAAGGCTTTCAGACCTCAAGTACAGCAGTTTCACAGAATGGCACTCCATCTCAAGGTGCCAAGTTTCCCAGTAGGTTCTCCCTAGCATCTGGCAGTGGTCCAAGTCAACCAGTTTCCACACAAGGAGCAGGTAGTTACGGTGGTTTGGCTCAGTCTCTGAGCTCTTCTGCTCATTATGCCCCTGCATATTCCAAACCTGCTTCCTCACCCTTGGGAGTACCTAGTAAGTTAACCAGCGGTCCAAGCCTTTATGCATCAAGTTCACAGGGCACGACTGGTGGTACACTGGGTGCTTCAAGTCGTTATGCATCTGCACAGAGAGAAGTTGGCTCCAACATTGCATCTCTTCAGCCTCAAGTTGCTGCTGGCCAGTATGCTCCTGCACCTTCTCTGGATGTTAAAGTGCCCGTGTACACTCATGCTACCTCAAGTGGGTCTTCCATGTCTTCGAGCCTGCAGTCTCAGACCTGGCAGCCTACTACCTCTAGGAGGATATATAGCAATTTTCCAACTTCCGGTGCAGCTCTGACGCAGACCAGCTTTTCCCCTCCAAGTGTCCAGAGTTCCAGTAGGTTTTCCTCAGTGGCTGGAGGTACAAGTCGGCTTCTCACACAGAGTAGGGGCAGTTACACTGGCTCGTCTCAGTCCCTGGGCAGTGTTGGACGGTACACCCCTGGTTCCCCTGCATATGCCAAGTTTGGTGCCTCATCTCTTGGCGTTTCTAGCCAGTCTACTAGTGGTCAGAGCTCTTCCAGCCAGCATTCACCACTCTCTTCAACTGAAGCTGGTGGACAACCAACATCTTCCAGTGGCTATCTGTCTGCGCAGGGAGAAAGCAGTTCTTCtgttgggtcctctctcctgtCTCAAGGTGCTTTGGCCAAGGAGGTCCTTGCACCTACGGATACAAGCATGTCTTTTGCTAGCCAGACTGCAGCAGTTTCAAGTGGCATTCAGGTCCCTGATGCAGCATTTCAGAGTGGCTCTTCTCAAGCTTCCAGTAGCCTTTCCTCTTTGCAAGCTTTGAGCTCTCCTGTGGATTCTGTGCCCCAGAGTGCATCTGTTAGTAGCCAAGTGTCACCTTTTGGACACCCCTCCGGTTCCATGACTCCATCTTCAGGCTCAAGCGTCCATGCAGCTTCAGAAGGTGTGTCTTCTGCTTCATCCCAAGCTCAAACTTTGAGTGAATCTGCTGGTTCTGGAGCAAGTGTTGGAAATCAGGGACTATCCGGTGGCTCCACATCTGTGCTATCCGGTAGATATGATTCCTCATTTGGCCAGAGTGCTCCAGTCTCCACGCCATCTCTTGGCTCCTTAAGCGGATACTATGGGGTTAAGGGCTAATGGGTTTGTGCCATGAGCGTTGCCACAAAGCACCATAATGGTTTTGTTGTTCAATAAATGTTTTGGAAGTATTCCTTTGTCGAGTCTTTACTTTAAAGCCTGAACTCTAGGTTTCTCCCATAGGCTATTTCTGTTCAAACCGGGATAAAATACTGCTCAAACGCAAACAGCCCTTGTTGTGTTTCTATGCTATTGATGAAACTTGTTAGAAGTATCAAGGTTTTTAATGTTGACTACATTCCAAAGGTTGGTGTTACCTAATGTAAATTGGCTAACCAactgtttgtcatttaaaagttTGTTCATTGCAGGTTGGTGTGTGTTGGTTTATTTTCTCGATTTGTGATCTTATGAGGAACTGAATGCGAGCTCATTCACAGTCCTGTCCATAGACTTTAATGAATGTGATCTTTCAGCTCCTCAGACAGAAAGATTCCATTGCTATTAAAAGAGCAATAAAAATTCATCAGCTAGACAGGTCAACCTACATCTCATCTGATTTTGAGCCGAGAGCGTAAGACACTTGGCGCACATgtacaccaaacacacctgtgaCTCTGGGTAATTGCTCTCCTGTGGTAATTCAATGATTCTTTGGAGGAAGTCTTTTAGAAATTTTAACACCACCACCTACAATAgtcaaatattaatttatctATAAACCGAGACATGGCAACAAGTTTTATACACGTTCACAGGTTTATTGTCTTTAGATTTCACAGAAGACTTATTTGGAGTGCACTCAATGCAGggtgtaaagggatagttcacccagaaataaaaattctgtcagtatttattcaccctcatgttcaAATTTTGGAGTTTTGTCTGTGCACAAAAGAGATTGAGGAAGGTCTTCGAGGttttgtctatacaatggatATCCAACTCTCCCTTCCAATCAGCATACTATCTGTCCTAATAGTATTCGGAAGTAGAATTAGCATGTCCTAAATCGTAGAATGTTGAAAATATTCCAAAGATTCATGGATGGTCTCCTACTTCTgttagaaattcgaagtgcagtaCGATGCAGAATCTGACGGCTGATATTActcacaactcaccgcgagtaggcaGAGTTTAGTGActctccactgcattaataaattatatatactaTGAGggctagtataagtaggcgaattggaacgcagggaaggtgtttaaattatataactgatgcgtcactaaatgaacaaatgtaagTATTCAGTAATCATTACATACGTAATAATGAGTGAATAAATTcataatggaaagaagagctgtattttgatgtgtgtgacggttattggccacaatgttgtctaggcaacaacggccacttcctgttagtatgtcccagtgtgtgcaatCTCTTTTGCCATGTactcaaaagtacctactattccaacacaaaaacagtacctACTATGAGGGccagtataagtaggcgaattggaacgcagggaaggtgtttagttttgtttggttatcagcatttttctgaaaaatatcttaaattttgttctgcagaagaaagttatacagatttgaaatgacataagggtgactaaatgaatgaattttcatttttgggtaaaccatCTCTAATGGTTTTTCACAGAATTTAACGGGTGTCTGAGTTTTTTGAGGTGGGTGTGAAATTCCTCCTGGAATTGGGTTTGTTTCTAGTGTGTTTGGATTTTTTAATCTTAGGTTTTGAAAAAacgattctgattggtcagtctcTAAGTTTTGAagtcaaatatttttatacaaaaatatataattgatGAGTGTCATAGGCAACCAGCTTCCTACATAACTAGTAGTTTCATCTATCCTTTTTATGGGCCAAGCCCCAAAGAGGTTATGGCCTCTATTGTTCTTGtcagcattattattattcttaaccAATGGTAGTCTATGGTAGCCCTATGAACCGTACATTGGAAAATGGTGAAAATTGGCACACTCCTAGAGGTGGTACTCCTTAGTCATGTGACTAAGTATGGGGTCTCTAGCATTCACTCCATAGCGCCACCAGCAGTTAAAATATGCACTTTTCAAACGGCTAtaacttttgaacccattgaTGTACAAAAACTCTACTCAGCACACGTCATGCACTCATCAAGTTCATCGCATTCCATGCGTTACACTAAGACTCCGCCCATTACAGTAGTTGCCATCtcaaaaagtacagtattgcgtTTTTTCGCTACTAGTCCTAGAAATTGTGATCGATTTTCATGAAAATCGGCTGAGACGATCTTTGGACTGAGCAGCATAGACATGATGCTCCGGAATGGAGATTTTTGCTGTTGCTCAAAAGTTACGCCGccgcaaacttttcaaagttgacccaaaaatggatcTTCGGCCGTATCTCAAACATTTATCGATCTATCGGTACAAGACTTTGTACGCTTCATCGACACCTCGGACTGGGCGTCCTTGCAAAATGGGGCACAGCTCCAACAATGGGTCGCGAGATTTGAAAAATAGCTATTTTTGCTcttaacttttgaaatgtttgtcagaaagcCGAGATCTCTGTGTCTACGGATTCCTCGTGTCATGCAGGATCGTATAATTATGATTCTGTCACGATTGGATGATTGGCCCGTCCGAccattttgaaatttgtcatcAATCGTGATATCTTTTGAACCATATGATGTATCGGCACCAAATTTGAAACGCATCACCTACTATACCTACtacctactataattcgcctgcattaattttatcgcctGCCATTCACTGTTTTCCTTATGCAATCGGGTTGCGGTGGCACTTtccgcgagggcccgatcattgCTGCTCGCAGCTTTAATTGC
This genomic window from Triplophysa rosa linkage group LG18, Trosa_1v2, whole genome shotgun sequence contains:
- the zgc:111868 gene encoding uncharacterized protein zgc:111868; the encoded protein is MDQQWRRFHLLLVFLTLWKHAIGYPSLNSQVNPRSLRYHKAFSPRGFKSLSDASTKNFPLDVHSNVLAVKSPSSSLFSQGGMSSQLHSQGSGATQLLGASSLHAPGSPAHAKLLSSSGRFTSQVTSRQGSPSHFTSTSQDSSNSKFTASSRQIDSVQGGSASLSGLSSQSQSTSSQYRPVSSAYPSLGSLSMTVSAPSSVKTSQFALSSGSQGGSSQFTTSRLSGLAQGESSHPVGLHVQSQGSPSQLAFGSPQYASASMAAAQSTSNQYNQASAQSLSQKQTSQRLQPSVSSFSQGSPSSGAAWSQSRFSVLSAPAPSKSLASGHLSQSAPASLYSSASMPLPQSGSSLYSQAAGSALSLSQSQAPQKWQKAASLSSQGFQTSSTAVSQNGTPSQGAKFPSRFSLASGSGPSQPVSTQGAGSYGGLAQSLSSSAHYAPAYSKPASSPLGVPSKLTSGPSLYASSSQGTTGGTLGASSRYASAQREVGSNIASLQPQVAAGQYAPAPSLDVKVPVYTHATSSGSSMSSSLQSQTWQPTTSRRIYSNFPTSGAALTQTSFSPPSVQSSSRFSSVAGGTSRLLTQSRGSYTGSSQSLGSVGRYTPGSPAYAKFGASSLGVSSQSTSGQSSSSQHSPLSSTEAGGQPTSSSGYLSAQGESSSSVGSSLLSQGALAKEVLAPTDTSMSFASQTAAVSSGIQVPDAAFQSGSSQASSSLSSLQALSSPVDSVPQSASVSSQVSPFGHPSGSMTPSSGSSVHAASEGVSSASSQAQTLSESAGSGASVGNQGLSGGSTSVLSGRYDSSFGQSAPVSTPSLGSLSGYYGVKG